CCGTGCGCGACAAACTGCCGGAAGAGGTGTTCACCGCTGCCTACGCCAATCCGGTCGGTGGCGACCCGCAGAAGCTGCGCAACAATCTGCGCGAGGCCGTGAAGCTGTTCCGGGAAGCCGGCTATCAGATCAAAGACGGCAAGATGGTCAATGCCGAAACGGGTGAACCATTTACCTTCGAGATTCTGCTGAACGGCCCGATCATCGAACGCGTGGCATTGCCCTATGTCGAGAATCTCAAGAGGATCGGTATTGACGCAACCGTACGCTCGGTCGATCCGGCACAATACGCCAACCGTGAGCGCAGCAGGGATTTCGACGTCATCTATTCGGGCTGGGCGCAATCGTTGTCGCCAGGCAACGAACAATTCGAATACTGGGGCTCGGAAGCGGCTGATCGTGAAGGCTCGGCCAACTATGCAGGCATTGCCGACGAAGGCATTGACGAGTTGATCAGGAAGATCGTCTTTGCCTCTGACCGGGACGAACTCATTGCCGCGACAAAGGCTCTGGACATCGCCCTGCTGGCGCATCAGTTCGTCATTCCGAGCTACACCTCACGTGTCGCGCGGGTTGCCTACTCAAGCAAGCTCAAACACCCGGACCCGCTGCCGACCTATTCCATCGGATTTCCCCCTATCTGGTGGTCCGCGGACGCAGCGAACTAGGCTATGACCGGGCATTCCAAAACAGGGCACACATTGTCTTCGAGGCGGGGTTTCCTGCTTTCGGCTGGCGCCGCGGCAGCCAGCCTTGCCGTTCCGGCGCGGCTGGCATTCGCGAGCAACCCGGCCGGCGAGGGGCTGCACGGCATTTCCGCCTTCGGCGAACTCAAATATGCGCCTGATTTCAGCCATTTCGATTATGTGAACCCACAGGCTCCGAAGGGCGGCACGTTTTCCTTCCTGCCTCCCAACTGGTACTACAATCAGAATTATCAGACGTTCAACACGCTCAACACGTTCATCCTGCGCGGCGATGCGCCGCCCCGCATGGAGCTGTGTTTCGACCGGCTCATGATTAGGGCGATCGACGAACCCGATGCCCTCTACTGTCATCTCGCCGAATGGGTGGAGAGCTCGCAAGACCGCAATATCTGGCGTTTCGGTGTCCGTCCCGAAGCGAGGTTCCATGACGGAACACCGGTGCTTGCCGAGGACGTCGCATTCAGCTTCCTGACGTTGAAAGAGGACGGCCACCCGACGATTTCCTCCACACTGAGGGACCTGACCGACGCCGTTGTGCTCGATGAGCGGACCGTTGAAATCCGTTTCTCCGGCGAACAGTCGGCCCAATCCATCCTTTCGGCCGCCAACATCCATGTGCTGTCGAGCACTTATTATGAAACGCATGACTTTACGGCAGGGTCACTCGACATACCGTTGTCATCCGGGCCGTACCGTCCCGGGCGGTTCGAGCCCGGCACGTTCATCAATCTCGACCGTGTCGACGACTACTGGGCGCGCGACCTTCCAACAGCGCGCGGCCTCGACAATTTCGACACAATCCGCATGGAGTTCTTCGCCGAACGGCAGGCCGGGTTTGAGGCTTTCAAGAAGGGCGATATTGTTTTCCGCCAGGAGTTCACCTCCAAGACCTGGGAGACGGAATACGGCTTTCCGGCGATCGTCGACGGTCGGGTCATCAAGACGACCTTTCCAAGCGAAAAACGCCCGATCATGCAGGCCTGGGCCGTCAATCAGCGGCGCGCCAAACTTGCGGACAGGCGGGTACGCGAGGCAGTCAATCTTTGCTTCGACTTTGAATGGACCAACAACAAGATCTTCTACAACGCCTATACGCGTTCACAGTCACTGTTCCAGCGGTCCGAATTTGTCGCTGACGGGTCACCCGACGAGGCGGAACGCGCGCTTCTTGATCCGATCCGCGACCAGGTGCCGGAAGAGGTTTTCGGCGACGCGGTGATGCAGCCGGTCTCGGACGGGTCCGGACGCGACAGGCAGTTGCTGCGGCGCGCCGTTCAGTTGCTTTCGGAGGCCGGCTGGTCACGCGAGGGCACTGCCCTCAAGAAAGATGGTGAGGTCCTCACCCTGGAGATCCTGATCCGCTCACCGGTGTTTGAACGGCTGCTCTCGGGTTTTGTCGAGAATCTGCGCCGCGTTGGCATTCAGGCCTCCATGCGGCTGGTCGATCCGGCTCAGTTCCAGTCGCGCCTGGACGAGTTCGACTTCGACATGGTGGGATATGCCATATCCTTCTCGGCAACACCCACGGCTGAGAGCCTGAGCACAGTGTTCGCACCGCATCTGGCCAATCGGCCCGGGTCGCAAAACCTGCCGGGTGTCAACGCACCGGTCTACGAGACATTGCTCGATTATGTCGAAGCGGCACAGAGCCGGGCGGAGCTTGTCACCGCCATGCGGGTTCTCGACCGCGTCAACAGGGCGAGGTTGGACTGGATACCCAACTGGTATTCGGCTAATCACAGAGTTGCCTATTGGGACATGTTCGGATTCGTTGAACCCAAACCCGACTTTGAATGGCCGGTGGAAAGGCTCTGGTGGCTCGATCAGGAAAAGGCGAAGAAGATTGGCAAGGCCTGAAGGCTCTGAGCACAACAAGAAAACAGGGAACAAACCCTGATGGGCGCCTATATTCTCAGGCGGCTCCTGCTCATGATCCCGACCATCATCGGCATCATGGGCATCTCTTTTCTTGTTATCCAGTTTGCGCCCGGCGGCCCGGTCGAACAGGTGATCGCCGAACTGACCGGCCAGGGCAACTCGGCCACCGAACGCATTTCCGGCGGCGGTGATTTCCAGAACCAGCCCACCGCGACCGGCGGAGAGGACTTTTCATCAAAGTATCGCGGAGCGCAGGGCCTTGACCCTGAGTTCATCGCCAAACTTGAAAAGCAGTTCGGCTTCGACAAGCCGCCGCTGGAACGGTTTGCCCAGATGATGTGGAACTTCATCCGTTTCGATTTCGGAGAAAGCTATTTCCGGGATGTCACGGTGATAGACCTGATCATCGAGAAGATGCCCGTCTCGATCTCGCTCGGCATCTGGATCCTGTTGATTTCATACATTATTTCCATACCGCTCGGAATACGCAAGGCAGTGAGCGACGGTTCGCGCTTCGACATCTGGACGTCCGGGGTCATCATCATTGCCTATGCGGTGCCGGGCTTCCTGTTCGGCATCATGCTGATCGTCGTCTTTGCAGGCGGATCGTTTTTCGACTGGTTCCCGCTACGGGGGCTGGTGTCTGAGAATTTCGCCGAGCTGAGCTGGTGGGAAAAGATCATCGACTACTTCTGGCACCTGACCCTGCCGCTGATCTCGCTGTCGCTGGCCGCATTCGCAACGACGACCCTTTTGACCAAGAATTCCTTCATCGACGAGATCCGCAAACAGTATGTCATGACGGCGCGGGCCAAGGGCCTGACCGAGCGGCAGGTGCTGTACCGCCATGTCTTCCGCAATGCCATGCTGATCATCATTGCCGGTTTTCCGGCTGCGTTCATCACGGCATTCTTTTCCGGCTCGCTGCTGATCGAGACGATTTTCTCGCTGGACGGTCTTGGACGGCTGGGTTTTGAATCGGTCGTCAAGCGCGACTATCCGGTTGTCTTCGGCACATTGTTCATCTTTTCGCTGATGGGTCTCGTCGTCGGTCTGATTTCCGATCTCATCTATACCTGGGTCGATCCACGCATCGATTTCGAGCGGCGGGACGTCTAGGATGGACCAGGCGGTCAAACCCTCTGACGTAACCAGCGGCCCGCCCACCGGGTTCTTTTCGCCGACCGCGAAACGGCGCTGGCGCAACTTCAAGGCCAACAGGCGCGGTTACTGGTCCTTCTGGATATTCCTGATCATTTTCGGGCTCAGCCTTTGTGCCGAGCTCATCGCCAACGACAAGCCGATCCTTGCCTCCTACAACGGCGAACTGCTGGTTCCGGTCGTGGTTGACTATCCGGAGGAGAAATTCGGCGGGTTCCTTGCCCGCACCGATTACCGGGATCCGTTCATCCGCGACGAGATCGAGGCCAATGGCTGGATGTTGTGGCCGCCGATCCGTTATTCCTACCGCACAGCCAATTCCTATATTCCGAGCTCGGCACCGACGGCGCCCTTCTGGACCATGAGCAAGGAAGAACGCTGTTCGGCCTATCCGCTCGGCACCGAGGATCCCGACTGCATCACCGGTAATATGAACTGGCTCGGTACGGACGATCAGGCGCGCGACGTGATGGCGCGCATGATCTACGGCTTTCGCATTTCCGTTCTGTTCGGGCTGGTGCTGACGGCGCTTTCCGCCATTGTCGGCGTGTCGATGGGAGCCGTACAGGGCTATTTCGGCGGTTGGACCGATCTCCTGCTGCAGCGGTTTATCGAGATCTGGTCGTCAATGCCGGTGCTTTACATCCTGCTTATCATCGCCGCGATCCTGCCGCCCGGCTTCTGGATACTGCTCGCAATCATGCTGCTCTTTTCATGGGTCGCTTTTGTCGGGGTCGTGCGCGCCGAGTTCCTGCGGGCGCGCAATTTCGAATATGTCAACGCGGCGCGGGCGCTGGGCGTCGGTAACACCACGATCATTTTCCGCCATCTGCTGCCCAATGCGATGGTCGCCACGCTGACATTTCTTCCGTTCATCCTGTCCGGCTCGATCACGACGCTGACATCGCTCGACTTCCTCGGCTTCGGGCTACCGCCGGGTTCGCCTTCTCTGGGTGAACTTATTGCCCAGGGCAAACGGAATCTGCAGGCGCCCTGGCTGGGCCTGACGGCCTTTTTCTCCATTTCGATCATGCTGTCGCTGCTGATTTTCATCGGTGAAGCAACGCGCGACGCCTTCGACCCAAGAAAGACATTCGAATGAGCGAGCCGCTGGTTTCCATACGCGACCTCTCGGTCGTCTTCCGCCAGGGCCGTGAAGAGACGCTGGCCGTCGATCGCGTGTCGCTCGATATCAACCGCGGCG
This portion of the Hoeflea prorocentri genome encodes:
- a CDS encoding microcin C ABC transporter permease YejB, with protein sequence MGAYILRRLLLMIPTIIGIMGISFLVIQFAPGGPVEQVIAELTGQGNSATERISGGGDFQNQPTATGGEDFSSKYRGAQGLDPEFIAKLEKQFGFDKPPLERFAQMMWNFIRFDFGESYFRDVTVIDLIIEKMPVSISLGIWILLISYIISIPLGIRKAVSDGSRFDIWTSGVIIIAYAVPGFLFGIMLIVVFAGGSFFDWFPLRGLVSENFAELSWWEKIIDYFWHLTLPLISLSLAAFATTTLLTKNSFIDEIRKQYVMTARAKGLTERQVLYRHVFRNAMLIIIAGFPAAFITAFFSGSLLIETIFSLDGLGRLGFESVVKRDYPVVFGTLFIFSLMGLVVGLISDLIYTWVDPRIDFERRDV
- a CDS encoding extracellular solute-binding protein — protein: MSSRRGFLLSAGAAAASLAVPARLAFASNPAGEGLHGISAFGELKYAPDFSHFDYVNPQAPKGGTFSFLPPNWYYNQNYQTFNTLNTFILRGDAPPRMELCFDRLMIRAIDEPDALYCHLAEWVESSQDRNIWRFGVRPEARFHDGTPVLAEDVAFSFLTLKEDGHPTISSTLRDLTDAVVLDERTVEIRFSGEQSAQSILSAANIHVLSSTYYETHDFTAGSLDIPLSSGPYRPGRFEPGTFINLDRVDDYWARDLPTARGLDNFDTIRMEFFAERQAGFEAFKKGDIVFRQEFTSKTWETEYGFPAIVDGRVIKTTFPSEKRPIMQAWAVNQRRAKLADRRVREAVNLCFDFEWTNNKIFYNAYTRSQSLFQRSEFVADGSPDEAERALLDPIRDQVPEEVFGDAVMQPVSDGSGRDRQLLRRAVQLLSEAGWSREGTALKKDGEVLTLEILIRSPVFERLLSGFVENLRRVGIQASMRLVDPAQFQSRLDEFDFDMVGYAISFSATPTAESLSTVFAPHLANRPGSQNLPGVNAPVYETLLDYVEAAQSRAELVTAMRVLDRVNRARLDWIPNWYSANHRVAYWDMFGFVEPKPDFEWPVERLWWLDQEKAKKIGKA
- a CDS encoding ABC transporter permease; translation: MDQAVKPSDVTSGPPTGFFSPTAKRRWRNFKANRRGYWSFWIFLIIFGLSLCAELIANDKPILASYNGELLVPVVVDYPEEKFGGFLARTDYRDPFIRDEIEANGWMLWPPIRYSYRTANSYIPSSAPTAPFWTMSKEERCSAYPLGTEDPDCITGNMNWLGTDDQARDVMARMIYGFRISVLFGLVLTALSAIVGVSMGAVQGYFGGWTDLLLQRFIEIWSSMPVLYILLIIAAILPPGFWILLAIMLLFSWVAFVGVVRAEFLRARNFEYVNAARALGVGNTTIIFRHLLPNAMVATLTFLPFILSGSITTLTSLDFLGFGLPPGSPSLGELIAQGKRNLQAPWLGLTAFFSISIMLSLLIFIGEATRDAFDPRKTFE